The Peromyscus maniculatus bairdii isolate BWxNUB_F1_BW_parent chromosome 6, HU_Pman_BW_mat_3.1, whole genome shotgun sequence genome has a segment encoding these proteins:
- the Serp1 gene encoding stress-associated endoplasmic reticulum protein 1: MVAKQRIRMANEKHSKNITQRGNVAKTSRNAPEEKASVGPWLLALFIFVVCGSAIFQIIQSIRMGM; encoded by the exons ATGGTCGCCAAGCAGAGGATCCGTATGGCCAACGAGAAGCACAGCAAGAACATCACTCAGCGCGGCAACGTCGCCAAGACCTCG AGAAATGCCCCCGAAGAGAAAGCGTCGGTAGGACCCTGGTTATTGGCcctcttcatttttgttgtttgtggctCTG caattTTCCAGATTATTCAAAGTATCAGGATGGGCATGTGA